The stretch of DNA AGGATTTTGAAGCCGTCTTTCGAGTTCACGTCCTTGACATTCACCCCGGCGACCGTCTCGGGGAGGTCGCCGTCGAGTGCTTCGAGCACCCGCGCTTTCTCTGAGTCGGGGCAGTCGAGGCTAATCTTGTTCTGCCGGATTTCGCCGTGTGCTTCGAGCAGGTCCGTGACGCGCTGGTCGAGCGATTTTTCGGACTCTGCGACGGCGGCGAGCAGCGCCATCAGGACGCCGTCTTTCTCGGGGACGTGCCCACGGATGGAGAAGCCGCCCGACTCCTCGCCGCCGATGAGCGCGTCTGAATCCTGCATCGCTTGGGCGACCCACTTGAAGCCAACGGCGGTCTCGACGACTGCTTCGCCGTGGGATTCTGCGATGCGGTCGATAAGGTACGTGGTCGAAACCGTCCGGACGGCTGGCCCTGAATCCGATTCGAGCAGGTAGTCGTAGATGGCGGCGAAAAACAGGTTCGCGCTCAGGTAGCCCCGTTCTGCGGTCACGACGCCGATGCGGTCTGCGTCGCCGTCGTTCGCCACGCCGAGGTCGGCCTCGCCCGATTCGACGGCGACTGCGAGTGCCTGCAGGTTCTCGGCATTTGGCTCCGGTGGCGTGCCACCGAAGGTCGCGTCCTGTTCGTCCCGCAGGCGAACGACCTCCGCACCGGCGGCTTCGAGCAGGGCGTCGGTGACGCCGCGACCGCTCCCGTGCATCGCGTCGTAGGCAATCGTGAGTCCAGAGAGGTCGCCCGAAACGAGGT from Haladaptatus sp. ZSTT2 encodes:
- a CDS encoding phosphoglucomutase/phosphomannomutase family protein; the protein is MDKISFGTDGWRATLDVFTTPRVRMVGQAVATTLADTGETRPVAIGYDARESSRGFADTLADVLTANGFDVVMPPRDCPTPVVAWNIVERDLAGALMVTASHNPPEYNGVKFIPDNGAPALPAVTDEIVANLAEPESLPEADHGSVEEVDFVGAHRDHALDLVSGDLSGLTIAYDAMHGSGRGVTDALLEAAGAEVVRLRDEQDATFGGTPPEPNAENLQALAVAVESGEADLGVANDGDADRIGVVTAERGYLSANLFFAAIYDYLLESDSGPAVRTVSTTYLIDRIAESHGEAVVETAVGFKWVAQAMQDSDALIGGEESGGFSIRGHVPEKDGVLMALLAAVAESEKSLDQRVTDLLEAHGEIRQNKISLDCPDSEKARVLEALDGDLPETVAGVNVKDVNSKDGFKILLEDGSWLLVRPSGTEPKLRVYAEAGSDERVAELLEAGRELVEPLV